The following proteins are co-located in the Haloarcula marismortui ATCC 43049 genome:
- a CDS encoding DUF7287 family protein has product MDSRAQTPQDFAVGVSVLLVTIIGVLAFVQGSAVGVYESPDVQRNQPIADRAATYLVENHSVEGTRNLIRYNTSGGINESLNNDIAKHSGTLGDLKSSAGLDTATQRRTNATLNVSVVNASSLKAGTRDPAVDDHDQRLAWGPDVADRDNVATASRVVKLTNATGQCDPVCWLVVRVW; this is encoded by the coding sequence ATGGATTCAAGAGCACAAACACCGCAGGACTTCGCCGTGGGGGTGAGTGTCCTGCTCGTGACGATAATCGGGGTATTGGCCTTCGTACAGGGTAGTGCGGTCGGCGTGTACGAATCCCCAGACGTACAGCGTAACCAACCAATTGCGGACAGAGCGGCGACGTACCTTGTTGAAAACCACTCGGTTGAGGGGACACGGAACCTCATTCGATACAACACGAGCGGTGGGATCAACGAGTCCCTCAACAATGACATAGCCAAGCACAGCGGAACGCTTGGCGACCTGAAATCGAGTGCCGGTCTCGACACCGCAACACAACGCCGGACAAACGCCACACTCAATGTAAGTGTGGTCAACGCGTCATCGCTCAAAGCAGGAACACGGGACCCGGCAGTTGATGACCACGACCAGCGGCTCGCTTGGGGGCCTGATGTCGCCGATAGAGACAACGTTGCGACGGCGTCCCGCGTAGTGAAACTGACCAACGCAACCGGCCAGTGCGACCCGGTCTGCTGGCTTGTCGTGAGGGTGTGGTAA
- a CDS encoding DUF7288 family protein: MRGQAYTLEGVLAAIVVVTATVYGLSAVDTGPFQTGAQQRTAALETRASDTLSLAAETGALHNATACYSVGTPTLNGNQTGSSTEFERMLNRTFDRQGEQYNLYFSYSDSGVRQTVLASQESDENVAERPADAAVATETVTLTDNMPARIGDCSGTGPPLSAVGGYFAPDAEPDSIVYNVVEVRLVVW, translated from the coding sequence ATGCGTGGCCAAGCCTACACCTTGGAAGGCGTTCTCGCGGCTATTGTCGTTGTGACCGCGACCGTTTACGGCCTGTCGGCAGTCGACACCGGCCCGTTCCAGACCGGCGCCCAGCAACGAACCGCGGCACTGGAAACCCGCGCAAGCGACACGCTATCACTGGCGGCAGAAACCGGCGCGCTGCACAACGCGACGGCGTGTTACAGCGTCGGCACACCGACACTCAACGGTAACCAGACGGGCAGCTCAACCGAGTTCGAGCGGATGTTGAACCGTACTTTCGACCGTCAGGGAGAACAGTACAATCTCTACTTCAGTTACTCGGATTCAGGCGTGCGCCAGACAGTTCTTGCCTCGCAGGAATCAGATGAGAACGTCGCTGAGCGGCCGGCTGATGCAGCTGTCGCAACCGAAACGGTGACCCTGACCGACAATATGCCTGCCCGAATCGGCGACTGCAGCGGTACCGGCCCGCCTCTCTCGGCGGTCGGCGGGTATTTTGCTCCCGACGCGGAGCCTGACTCTATCGTCTACAACGTCGTGGAGGTGCGTCTGGTCGTATGGTAG
- a CDS encoding translation initiation factor eIF-1A, with amino-acid sequence MSDDSGRRNLRMPTNDEMFAVVTEHLGGNHVRIRCEDGETRLGRIPGRMKFRTWINEDDIVLAEPWDWQDEKANIEWRYKGQDADQLRSEGHIDSLTA; translated from the coding sequence GTGAGCGACGATTCAGGGCGGCGGAATCTCCGCATGCCTACAAACGACGAGATGTTTGCAGTGGTAACAGAGCACCTTGGCGGGAACCACGTCCGCATTCGCTGTGAGGACGGCGAAACCCGACTCGGCCGGATTCCAGGTCGGATGAAGTTCCGGACCTGGATTAACGAGGATGACATCGTTCTCGCCGAACCGTGGGACTGGCAAGACGAGAAGGCCAACATCGAATGGCGCTACAAGGGGCAAGACGCCGACCAGCTCCGTTCGGAAGGCCACATTGACTCGCTGACCGCCTAA
- a CDS encoding DUF7289 family protein — protein sequence MTSPLSIPDSHDRGVSDLLAFTLTFSIIITGIALVTLGGLGAFDAIQQGATTDVAETSMIGFAETTDDHIQGDAPRRTTSMKLQGHGLSIRSSTLNVTVDGRSTNISTGAFIRETDSETDIVYTSGAVYRVQQEGLVVSRKPSFRCTPDSSSAYLSVLSLDGQTDFSSSSRVTIETAVQNKTLVSP from the coding sequence ATGACATCGCCACTGTCAATCCCAGACAGTCACGACCGTGGCGTGTCCGATCTGCTTGCGTTTACGCTTACGTTCAGTATCATCATCACTGGCATTGCGCTGGTGACGCTCGGTGGGCTCGGTGCGTTCGACGCTATCCAACAGGGGGCAACAACTGATGTCGCCGAAACGTCGATGATCGGGTTCGCGGAGACTACAGATGACCACATCCAGGGCGATGCCCCACGACGGACCACGAGTATGAAACTCCAGGGCCACGGGCTCTCCATCCGGTCGTCAACGCTGAACGTAACTGTTGACGGACGGTCAACGAATATCTCGACCGGAGCGTTCATCCGGGAGACTGACTCCGAGACGGATATCGTCTACACCAGCGGTGCAGTGTATCGGGTCCAGCAGGAGGGACTGGTCGTCTCACGGAAACCCAGTTTCCGGTGTACCCCTGATAGCAGCAGTGCATACCTCTCCGTCCTTTCGCTTGACGGACAGACGGACTTCTCCTCGTCGAGTCGCGTCACAATCGAGACTGCTGTCCAGAATAAGACGCTCGTTTCGCCCTAG
- a CDS encoding PLP-dependent cysteine synthase family protein, which produces MKDSILDTIGSPLVSVRAPEGATVAAKIESFNPGGSAKDRPAKYMIDDAERNGSLQPDDTLVEPTSGNTGIGMAMVGATKGYDVVLVMPSSKSPERRQIMKAYGAEIELVEGDISDAKERANELCERDDYVQLRQFENPANPTAHYETTGEEILEQVGDRTVDALVAGVGTGGTLTGTGRRLQDAFPGMDIVAVEPADNAVLSGMEPGTGEDSFQGMGPGFVSDNLDTDLLDDVMTVELPDAEDECRRLAHEEGILVGQSSGASNLAAREFAEQLIRDGVDDPLVVTVYWDSGERYMSTGMFD; this is translated from the coding sequence ATGAAAGACTCTATTCTCGATACAATCGGGTCCCCACTGGTCTCGGTTCGCGCACCGGAGGGGGCAACCGTTGCAGCGAAGATCGAGTCGTTCAATCCCGGTGGGTCCGCGAAGGACCGGCCGGCGAAGTACATGATTGACGACGCCGAACGAAACGGCTCGCTCCAACCGGATGATACGCTTGTCGAGCCGACGAGTGGGAACACCGGCATTGGGATGGCGATGGTCGGGGCAACGAAGGGGTACGACGTGGTGCTAGTGATGCCGTCCTCGAAGTCGCCGGAGCGCCGGCAGATAATGAAGGCGTACGGCGCGGAGATCGAACTTGTCGAGGGTGATATCTCCGACGCGAAAGAGCGCGCAAACGAGCTATGCGAGCGCGATGACTACGTCCAACTCCGGCAGTTCGAGAACCCGGCGAACCCGACAGCGCACTACGAGACGACGGGCGAGGAAATACTTGAACAGGTGGGCGACCGGACTGTCGACGCGCTGGTGGCCGGTGTCGGCACCGGCGGGACACTCACCGGCACCGGCCGTCGACTGCAGGACGCGTTTCCTGGGATGGACATCGTCGCGGTCGAGCCGGCGGACAACGCTGTGCTTTCGGGGATGGAACCGGGCACTGGCGAGGATAGCTTTCAGGGAATGGGGCCGGGATTCGTCAGCGACAACTTAGACACCGATCTGCTGGACGACGTGATGACGGTCGAACTCCCGGACGCGGAAGACGAGTGCCGCCGCCTCGCCCACGAGGAGGGAATCCTCGTCGGCCAGTCCTCTGGTGCGTCGAACCTCGCGGCAAGAGAGTTTGCTGAGCAACTCATCAGGGACGGTGTTGACGACCCGCTCGTCGTCACAGTCTACTGGGACAGTGGTGAGCGATACATGTCGACCGGAATGTTCGACTGA
- a CDS encoding DUF5804 family protein, whose amino-acid sequence MTQVCLVGSDDVNLRYELLSRETARNALATYDLQEPFANTVAVDTVSLGAAVALLNDLNWYLVRFADAAFVRDPSISETEWLSRNLAAAIRDDDIAPEETGRFLKVYGIVDPDRTSDADDEGPTEGESTPDTQSVEADGPPELVEPMLLTRTGDTIPDYDLQDVDETLIVRVTESEFGA is encoded by the coding sequence ATGACGCAGGTCTGTCTCGTCGGGAGCGACGACGTGAATCTTCGATACGAACTCCTCTCTCGCGAGACCGCACGGAACGCACTCGCCACCTACGACCTGCAGGAACCGTTTGCGAATACCGTCGCCGTCGACACCGTGAGCCTCGGGGCGGCGGTGGCGCTGCTCAACGACCTGAACTGGTATCTCGTTCGCTTCGCTGACGCCGCGTTCGTTCGTGATCCGTCAATTAGTGAGACGGAATGGCTCTCTCGAAACCTCGCCGCAGCGATACGAGACGACGACATCGCGCCCGAAGAGACCGGGCGCTTTCTCAAGGTGTACGGCATCGTCGACCCGGACAGGACCAGCGACGCTGACGATGAAGGCCCGACGGAAGGAGAGTCAACGCCCGACACGCAGTCGGTGGAAGCCGACGGCCCACCGGAACTGGTCGAGCCGATGCTCCTGACACGGACTGGCGACACGATTCCCGACTACGACCTCCAAGATGTGGACGAAACGCTCATCGTTAGAGTGACCGAGTCGGAGTTCGGGGCCTGA
- a CDS encoding DUF7266 family protein, translating into MSLDRLLSDSRGVSPAVTQALTIGITSLLVTGLLIGGSQMVDSQRERVTEEALENVGDGIARDLVRLDAFNTESLNSTVSFRATYPERIADQSYNVEVSPDTSRTRVYVNASGLNRYAVVRFENETNVCPSVVSSGPLAVSYNATADCMKVTRG; encoded by the coding sequence ATGAGCCTCGACCGTCTCCTGTCCGACAGCCGTGGCGTCTCACCTGCAGTCACGCAGGCGCTCACTATCGGTATCACGTCGCTGCTGGTGACTGGTCTCCTCATCGGCGGGAGCCAGATGGTCGATTCACAGCGTGAGCGAGTGACCGAAGAAGCCCTAGAGAACGTCGGCGATGGTATCGCGCGCGACCTGGTTCGTCTGGATGCGTTCAACACTGAGAGCCTCAATTCGACGGTGTCGTTTCGTGCGACGTATCCGGAGCGGATCGCTGACCAGTCGTACAATGTCGAGGTCTCTCCAGATACCTCGCGCACACGCGTGTACGTGAATGCATCAGGACTGAATCGGTACGCTGTCGTCCGATTCGAAAATGAAACTAATGTCTGCCCATCTGTCGTTTCCAGCGGGCCACTAGCCGTCTCGTACAATGCGACGGCCGACTGCATGAAGGTGACACGCGGATGA
- a CDS encoding UPF0058 family protein: MKKQELIHLHSLLAQVQHHYEHEADTSVEHDLYADLGVKPTSIHKSKTDHKEGVFALASGLTDAMAEEADEPQALTAD; this comes from the coding sequence ATGAAGAAGCAAGAACTCATTCACCTTCACAGTCTTCTCGCACAGGTACAACACCACTACGAGCACGAGGCGGACACAAGCGTTGAGCACGATCTCTACGCTGACCTTGGTGTCAAACCGACATCAATCCACAAATCGAAGACAGACCACAAAGAAGGGGTCTTTGCGCTCGCGTCCGGACTGACGGATGCGATGGCCGAGGAAGCCGACGAGCCACAGGCCCTGACTGCCGACTGA
- a CDS encoding CopG family ribbon-helix-helix protein produces MGVVSISMPDELEERIDTFADEHGYTGRSEVVREAVRNLMGEFEDKRLEDRELMAVVTVLFDYETTTVEEKMMHLRHDHESIVASNFHSHVGDRYCMELFVLEGQLEDISAFVGKVRATKDTLSVDYSVLPVDDINMFT; encoded by the coding sequence ATGGGCGTTGTAAGTATCTCGATGCCGGACGAGCTGGAGGAGCGAATCGACACGTTCGCCGACGAACATGGGTACACGGGTCGCAGCGAAGTCGTTCGAGAAGCAGTCCGGAATCTGATGGGAGAGTTTGAGGACAAGCGGCTGGAAGACCGCGAACTGATGGCGGTCGTCACTGTGTTGTTCGACTACGAGACGACAACCGTCGAGGAGAAAATGATGCATCTCCGCCACGACCACGAGTCCATCGTCGCGTCGAACTTCCACAGCCACGTCGGCGACCGGTACTGTATGGAACTATTTGTGCTGGAGGGCCAGTTAGAGGACATCTCTGCGTTCGTCGGTAAGGTCCGAGCCACGAAAGACACGCTGTCAGTCGATTACTCGGTGCTGCCGGTCGACGACATAAATATGTTCACGTGA